From the genome of Miscanthus floridulus cultivar M001 chromosome 10, ASM1932011v1, whole genome shotgun sequence, one region includes:
- the LOC136484849 gene encoding protein AUXIN-REGULATED GENE INVOLVED IN ORGAN SIZE-like, translating into MASRPSAMEGGSAIQRNNAVKRHLQQRQQEADFLDKKVIASTYFSIGAFLLLACLTVSLLILPLVLPPLPPPPSLLLWLPVCLLILLIVLAFMPTDVRSMAASYL; encoded by the coding sequence ATGGCAAGCCGACCTAGCGCGATGGAAGGAGGGAGCGCAATACAGAGGAATAATGCCGTGAAGCGGCACCTGCAGCAGCGGCAGCAGGAGGCGGATTTCCTTGACAAGAAGGTCATCGCGTCCACCTACTTCAGCATCGGGGCGTTCCTCCTGCTCGCCTGCCTCACCGTCTCGCTGCTCATACTGCCGCTGGtgctgccgccgctgccgccgccgccgtcgctgctgctgtggctgccgGTCTGCCTGCTCATCCTGCTAATTGTGCTGGCCTTCATGCCGACAGATGTGCGCAGCATGGCCGCCTCTTACTTGTAA